A region from the Leguminivora glycinivorella isolate SPB_JAAS2020 chromosome 3, LegGlyc_1.1, whole genome shotgun sequence genome encodes:
- the LOC125242550 gene encoding molybdenum cofactor sulfurase, which yields MTTTTLSKVFTYDQMQNICGEFTRLKERCYLDNAGAALFPESLLRHINDDLQNNMYMNTHTDNYTADCVEQVRCMVLRHFNTDPSEYTCVFTSGATQSLKLTAESFQFASDDNNNCGTFVYLQENHTSVLGLREIAKSKNTDVVHISHESFLEALNTPKHHWKKHNKNQGNTLLAYPAQSNFNGYKYPIDCIDNIKKGCLNQCLKKQLCTLNNNWYVLLDTAAYVPTNKLDLSSIQPDYLCISFYKIFGYPTGLGALLIKNSSANVLNDKQYFGGGTVDIVLSTEDFHMKRTVLHERFEDGTLNFLSIIALKHCFDTMQNLIPKVINNDIMDSITYHTFALAQDLFEQLRNLKHPNGAPASVLYMDDQFTDVRKQGAIVTFNLLREDGTFIGYAEFQHMAELFNINVRTGCFCNSGACQRHLKASNKDLKDMFKAGHKCGDQVDLHQGKPTGAIRVSFAYYNTYNDVDTLVLMICRCYLKNIYRKPKRFGPNNILTVNNTQYEEDTLKIPIELLETSDVPDSPELESKIKLVEMNIFPVKSCGAFKVTSNWKLGPKGFEYDREWMVVKDNGVCLTQKQNMLMCLIKPVIDLKKKLLILNFKGKDPISIPLYPTSDSKLKESKICSSKVCTDVVQGIDCGDKVADWISEALEVSYLRLVRQSNDRKLKKKGESETKLLSLSNQAQFLLINKATVRWLKGKIDDPFFTDDVDHLTDRFRGNLIIDMDEELVEREWQRVFIGKQEFKVEGQCNRCQMVCIDQSTGEKTVEPLRTISEQFSGKLRFGIYLTYIGAADGSIESILKTKSPVKPIINDDNISR from the exons ATGACGACGACGACGTTAAGCAAAGTATTTACTTACGATCAAATGCAAAACATTTGTGGAGAGTTCACGCGATTAAAAG AGAGATGCTACCTAGACAATGCCGGGGCTGCTTTGTTCCCAGAAAGCCTTCTGCGTCACATAAATGATGACTTACAAAATAATATGTACATGAATACACATACGGACAACTATACAGCAGACTGCGTAGAACAAGTGAGATGTATGGTTTTGAGACATTTTAACACTGATCCTTCAGAATACACTTGTGTGTTTACTTCTGGCGCCACCCAGTCACTCAAGTTAACCGCAGAGTCCTTCCAATTTGCTAGTGATGACAATAATAACTGCGGTACATTTGTATATCTCCAAGAAAATCATACATCTGTTCTCGGACTCAGAGAAATAGCAAAGAGTAAAAACACAGATGTAGTCCATATTTCACATGAAAGCTTCTTAGAAGCATTGAACACTCCAAAACATCATTGGAAGAAACACAATAAAAATCAGGGCAATACTCTCCTGGCATACCCGGCACAGAGTAATTTTAATGGATACAAATACCCTATAGACTGCAttgacaatataaaaaaaggCTGCCTCAATCAGTGCTTAAAGAAACAACTGTGCACATTAAATAATAACTGGTATGTGCTACTTGATACTGCAGCGTATGTGCcaacaaataaattagattTGTCTAGCATTCAGCCTGATTATTTGTGCAtatctttttacaaaatatttggcTACCCAACTGGGCTAGGTGCGCTGTTGATAAAGAATAGTAGTGCAAATGTTTTGAATGATAAACAATACTTTGGTGGAGGCACAGTGGATATTGTGTTGAGTACTGAAGATTTCCATATGAAAAGGACAGTCCTGCATGAAAG ATTTGAAGATGGCACACTAAACTTCTTATCAATAATAGCCTTGAAACATTGTTTTGATACAATGCAGAATTTAATaccaaaagtaataaataatgacATAATGGATTCCATAACATATCACACATTTGCTTTGGCCCAAGACCTGTTTGAGCAACTGAGGAATCTGAAGCATCCAAATGGCGCGCCGGCATCCGTCTTGTACATGGATGACCAGTTTACTGATGTAAGGAAACAAGGAGCTATTGTAACATTCAACCTATTGAGAGAGGACGGGACATTCATTGGATATGCAGAG TTCCAACATATGGCAGAGCTTTTCAACATAAACGTGAGAACTGGCTGTTTCTGCAACTCGGGCGCCTGCCAACGCCACTTAAAAGCGTCCAACAAAGACTTGAAAGACATGTTCAAAGCCGGCCACAAATGCGGGGACCAAGTAGATTTACATCAGGGCAAACCTACTGGAGCTATTCGAGTTTCCTTCGCGTACTACAACACGTATAATGACGTTGACACACTAGTTCTCATGATATGCCGTTGCTACCTCAAAAATATATACAGAAAACCAAAGCGTTTCGGCCCTAACAACATTTTAACCGTAAATAATACGCAATATGAAGAAGACACTTTGAAAATTCCCATTGAACTTTTAGAAACTAGTGATGTGCCTGACTCTCCTGAATTGGAGTCTAAAATAAAGTTAGTAGAAATGAATATATTCCCCGTTAAATCCTGTGGTGCATTCAAAGTAACAAGCAATTGGAAATTGGGTCCAAAAGGATTCGAATATGACAGAGAATGGATGGTTGTGAAAGACAATGGAGTTTGCTTGACACAGAAACAGAATATGCTGATGTGCTTGATAAAACCAGTAATAGACTTGAAGAAGAAATTGTTGATATTGAATTTTAAAG GCAAGGATCCCATCTCTATACCTCTATACCCCACATCAGACAGCAAACTAAAAGAATCCAAGATCTGCAGCTCCAAAGTCTGCACAGACGTCGTCCAAGGCATAGACTGTGGGGACAAAGTAGCCGACTGGATATCAGAAGCTCTGGAAGTCTCTTACTTACGACTAGTGAGACAATCAAATGATAGGAAACTTAAAAAGAAAGGGGAATCGGAAACTAAGTTACTCTCTCTAAGCAACCAAGCTCAATTCCTTCTTATAAATAAAGCAACAGTTAGATGGTTAAAGGGAAAAATTGACGATCCGTTTTTCACTGATGATGTGGATCATTTGACTGATCGGTTTAGAGGGAATTTGATCATAGATATGGATGAAGAGCTAGTTGAGAGAGAGTGGCAGCGAGTGTTTATTGGGAAACAGGAATTTAAG GTGGAAGGACAATGCAACCGCTGCCAAATGGTCTGTATAGACCAGTCAACCGGCGAAAAGACTGTGGAGCCCCTTAGAACAATCTCAGAACAATTTAGCGGGAAACTGCGATTCGGAATCTATTTAACGTATATTGGTGCAGCTGACGGGTCTATAGAAAGCATACTGAAAACTAAATCACCTGTCAAACCAATCATTAATGATGATAATATAAGCAGGTGA
- the LOC125242554 gene encoding migration and invasion enhancer 1, with the protein MTELSKKESPNTACSVDVNVEYCGVCDYGGHCLALAQTIRKSTPNATVSCKRGRQGSFEVVINDKLVYSKLQTMALPDYNEVSQVVTDVSNGNAPREIKGQQPINCVIS; encoded by the exons ATGACAGAATTATCAAAGAAGGAATCTCCGAATACTGCATGTAGTGTTGATGTCAACGTAGAATATTG CGGTGTCTGCGATTATGGAGGACACTGCCTCGCACTCGCTCAGACTATTCGAAAAAGTACTCCAAATGCTACAGTGTCTTGCAAACGAGGACGACAAG GTAGTTTTGAGGtagtgataaatgataaattggtCTATTCTAAACTCCAAACTATGGCTTTACCTGATTACAATGAAGTTTCTCAAGTAGTGACCGATGTATCAAATGGAAACGCACCCAGGGAGATAAAAGGACAACAACCAATCAACTGTGTAATatcataa
- the LOC125242553 gene encoding ras-related protein Rab-27A — protein sequence MDYDYLIKLLCVGDSGVGKTSFLYKYTDGVFHTQFISTVGIDFREKSVIYQQNGRQHRIHLQLWDTAGQERFRSLTTAFYRDAMGFLLLFDLTNEASFLEVRNWIEQLKTHSLSDDPDIVLCGHKCDLQEKRLVNQNRAREFAKNYNLPYLETSAKSGQNIDRAIEILLDKVMIRMESSVEYAMLCASGRRRQSLQRLQAKQESKPCSC from the exons ATGGATTACGATTATCTTATAAAACTACTGTGCGTTGGCGATTCAGGAGTTGGAAAAACTAGTTTTCTGTATAAATATACTGACGGTGTTTTTCACACTCAGTTTATCTCCACAGTTGGTATAGATTTTCGAGAAAAGTCCGTG ATTTATCAACAGAATGGAAGGCAACACAGAATACATTTACAACTATGGGACACCGCAGGACAAGAGAG ATTCCGGAGCCTAACAACAGCCTTTTACCGAGATGCAATGGGTTTCCTGCTTCTCTTTGATTTGACTAATGAGGCCTCTTTTCTTGAGGTCAGGAACTGGATTGAGCAGTTGAAG ACACACAGTTTGAGCGACGACCCAGACATCGTCCTCTGCGGGCACAAATGCGATCTCCAAGAGAAACGCCTGGTCAACCAGAACAGAGCAAGAGAGTTCGCCAAGAACTACAACTTGCCTTATTTAGAGACCAGCGCTAAGTCCGGGCAGAACATAGATCGGGCCATTGAGATACTGCTAGACAAAGTTATGATTAG AATGGAGTCGTCAGTGGAGTACGCTATGCTGTGTGCGTCAGGGCGGCGGCGGCAGTCCCTGCAGAGATTGCAGGCCAAGCAGGAAAGCAAGCCTTGCTCCTGCTAG